One region of Sus scrofa isolate TJ Tabasco breed Duroc chromosome 3, Sscrofa11.1, whole genome shotgun sequence genomic DNA includes:
- the PKDCC gene encoding extracellular tyrosine-protein kinase PKDCC isoform X1, protein MRRRRAAVAAGFCASFLLGSVLNVLFAPGSEPPRPGQSPGPSPAPGPGRRGGRGELARQIRARYEEVQRYSRGGPGPGAGRPERRRLMDLAPGGPGLQRPRPPRARPLPDGAPGWPPAPVPGSPGPGPRLGCAALRNVSGAQYVGSGYTKAVYRVRLPGGAAVALKAVDFSGHDLGSCVREFGARRGCYRLAAHKLLKEMVLLERLRHPNVLQLYGYCYQDSEDIPDTLTTITELGAPVEMIQLLQTSWEDRFRICLSLGRLLHHLAHSPLGSVTLLDFRPRQFVLVDGELKVTDLDDARVEETPCTGSADCMLEFPARNFTLPCSAQGWCEAMNEKRNLYNAYRFFFTYLLPHSAPPSLRPLLDSIVNATATLTSAGELTWGVDETLAQLEKVLHLYRSGQYLQNSTAGSRAEYQRLPDSTIPQEDYRCWPSYHHGGCLLSVFNLAEAVDICESHTQCRAFVVTNQTTWTGRQLVFFKTGWSHVVPDPSKTTYVRASG, encoded by the exons ATGCGGCGCCGGCGGGCGGCGGTGGCCGCGGGTTTCTGCGCCTCCTTCCTGCTGGGCTCGGTCCTCAACGTGCTCTTCGCACCGGGCTCGGAGCCTCCGCGGCCAGGCCAGTCCCCCGGGCCCTCGCCAGCCCCGGGCCCGGGCCGTCGCGGGGGCCGCGGAGAGCTGGCCCGGCAGATCCGAGCGCGCTACGAGGAGGTGCAGCGCTATTCCCGCGGGGGCCCGGGGCCCGGGGCCGGCCGGCCAGAGCGGCGGCGCCTGATGGACCTGGCTCCGGGCGGCCCGGGCCTGCAGCGTCCCCGGCCCCCGCGGGCCCGGCCCCTGCCCGACGGCGCCCCGGGCTGGCCCCCAGCTCCCGTTCCGGGTTCCCCCGGCCCGGGCCCGCGACTGGGCTGCGCCGCGCTCCGCAACGTGTCCGGCGCACAGTACGTGGGCTCCGGCTACACCAAGGCCGTGTACCGGGTCCGCCTGCCCGGCGGCGCCGCGGTGGCGCTCAAGGCGGTGGACTTCAGCGGCCACGATCTGGGCAGCTGCGTGCGCGAGTTCGGGGCGCGAAGGGGCTGCTATCGGCTGGCGGCCCACAAGCTTCTCAAGGAGATGGTGCTGCTGGAGCGGCTGCGGCACCCCAACGTGCTGCAG CTCTATGGCTACTGCTACCAAGACAGCGAAGACATCCCCGACACCCTGACCACCATCACGGAGCTGGGCGCCCCTGTGGAAATGATCCAGCTGCTGCAGACTTCCTGGGAGGATCGATTCCGA ATCTGCCTGAGCCTGGGCCGCCTCCTCCACCACCTGGCCCACTCCCCGCTGGGCTCGGTCACTCTGCTGGACTTCCGCCCCCGACAGTTTGTGCTGGTAGATGGGGAGCTGAAGGTGACGGATCTGGATGACGCCCGCGTGGAAGAGACGCCGTGTACAGGCAGCGCCGACtgcatgctggagttcccagcCAGGAACTTCACCCTGCCCTGCTCAGCGCAGGGCTGGTGCGAAGCCATGAACGAGAAACGCAATCTCTACAATGCTTACAG GTTTTTCTTCACATACCTCCTGCCACATAGTGCCCCGCCCTCGCTACGGCCTCTGCTGGACAGCATTGTCAATGCCACAG CCACACTGACCTCTGCAGGAGAGCTCACCTGGGGAGTGGACGAGACCCTGGCCCAGCTGGAGAAGGTGCTGCACCTGTACCGGAGCGGGCAATATCTGCAGAACTCCACGGCAGGCAGCAGAGCTG agtaCCAGCGCCTCCCAGACAGTACCATCCCGCAGGAAGACTACCGCTGCTGGCCATCCTACCACCACGGAGGCTGCCTCCTTTCAGTATTTAACCTGGCTGAGGCTGTGGACATCTGTGAGAGCCACACCCAGTGCCGGGCCTTTGTGGTCACCAACCAGACCACCTGGACAG GTCGGCAACTGGTCTTTTTCAAGACAGGATGGAGTCATGTGGTCCCTGATCCCAGCAAGACCACATATGTGAGAGCCTCTGGCTGA
- the PKDCC gene encoding extracellular tyrosine-protein kinase PKDCC isoform X2, with the protein MRRRRAAVAAGFCASFLLGSVLNVLFAPGSEPPRPGQSPGPSPAPGPGRRGGRGELARQIRARYEEVQRYSRGGPGPGAGRPERRRLMDLAPGGPGLQRPRPPRARPLPDGAPGWPPAPVPGSPGPGPRLGCAALRNVSGAQYVGSGYTKAVYRVRLPGGAAVALKAVDFSGHDLGSCVREFGARRGCYRLAAHKLLKEMVLLERLRHPNVLQLYGYCYQDSEDIPDTLTTITELGAPVEMIQLLQTSWEDRFRICLSLGRLLHHLAHSPLGSVTLLDFRPRQFVLVDGELKVTDLDDARVEETPCTGSADCMLEFPARNFTLPCSAQGWCEAMNEKRNLYNAYRFFFTYLLPHSAPPSLRPLLDSIVNATGELTWGVDETLAQLEKVLHLYRSGQYLQNSTAGSRAEYQRLPDSTIPQEDYRCWPSYHHGGCLLSVFNLAEAVDICESHTQCRAFVVTNQTTWTGRQLVFFKTGWSHVVPDPSKTTYVRASG; encoded by the exons ATGCGGCGCCGGCGGGCGGCGGTGGCCGCGGGTTTCTGCGCCTCCTTCCTGCTGGGCTCGGTCCTCAACGTGCTCTTCGCACCGGGCTCGGAGCCTCCGCGGCCAGGCCAGTCCCCCGGGCCCTCGCCAGCCCCGGGCCCGGGCCGTCGCGGGGGCCGCGGAGAGCTGGCCCGGCAGATCCGAGCGCGCTACGAGGAGGTGCAGCGCTATTCCCGCGGGGGCCCGGGGCCCGGGGCCGGCCGGCCAGAGCGGCGGCGCCTGATGGACCTGGCTCCGGGCGGCCCGGGCCTGCAGCGTCCCCGGCCCCCGCGGGCCCGGCCCCTGCCCGACGGCGCCCCGGGCTGGCCCCCAGCTCCCGTTCCGGGTTCCCCCGGCCCGGGCCCGCGACTGGGCTGCGCCGCGCTCCGCAACGTGTCCGGCGCACAGTACGTGGGCTCCGGCTACACCAAGGCCGTGTACCGGGTCCGCCTGCCCGGCGGCGCCGCGGTGGCGCTCAAGGCGGTGGACTTCAGCGGCCACGATCTGGGCAGCTGCGTGCGCGAGTTCGGGGCGCGAAGGGGCTGCTATCGGCTGGCGGCCCACAAGCTTCTCAAGGAGATGGTGCTGCTGGAGCGGCTGCGGCACCCCAACGTGCTGCAG CTCTATGGCTACTGCTACCAAGACAGCGAAGACATCCCCGACACCCTGACCACCATCACGGAGCTGGGCGCCCCTGTGGAAATGATCCAGCTGCTGCAGACTTCCTGGGAGGATCGATTCCGA ATCTGCCTGAGCCTGGGCCGCCTCCTCCACCACCTGGCCCACTCCCCGCTGGGCTCGGTCACTCTGCTGGACTTCCGCCCCCGACAGTTTGTGCTGGTAGATGGGGAGCTGAAGGTGACGGATCTGGATGACGCCCGCGTGGAAGAGACGCCGTGTACAGGCAGCGCCGACtgcatgctggagttcccagcCAGGAACTTCACCCTGCCCTGCTCAGCGCAGGGCTGGTGCGAAGCCATGAACGAGAAACGCAATCTCTACAATGCTTACAG GTTTTTCTTCACATACCTCCTGCCACATAGTGCCCCGCCCTCGCTACGGCCTCTGCTGGACAGCATTGTCAATGCCACAG GAGAGCTCACCTGGGGAGTGGACGAGACCCTGGCCCAGCTGGAGAAGGTGCTGCACCTGTACCGGAGCGGGCAATATCTGCAGAACTCCACGGCAGGCAGCAGAGCTG agtaCCAGCGCCTCCCAGACAGTACCATCCCGCAGGAAGACTACCGCTGCTGGCCATCCTACCACCACGGAGGCTGCCTCCTTTCAGTATTTAACCTGGCTGAGGCTGTGGACATCTGTGAGAGCCACACCCAGTGCCGGGCCTTTGTGGTCACCAACCAGACCACCTGGACAG GTCGGCAACTGGTCTTTTTCAAGACAGGATGGAGTCATGTGGTCCCTGATCCCAGCAAGACCACATATGTGAGAGCCTCTGGCTGA